Part of the Bacillus cereus group sp. RP43 genome is shown below.
CAATATTTATTTCCCTCATAGATTTAAAAAAGCGTTCCAAATGTAAGTCTAATAAATGAGGCTTCCCATCGTATAGCCTAAATACTTCATATATGCCTTCACCAAATTGGAGTCCTCGCTCTTCTAACGCAACCATCGGCTGTTCTTCTTTCGTATTTACAATTCTTCCGTTAAACAAAATCCAATCTTTATGAGTAGCTTTCATTCCTTCCCACTCCTTTATTCCATGATTGGTTTTATTGTACAACTTATCCACACTTAAAAGAAGGAATTTTCTGTATTTAACTAAACAAAAAAAGTACATCACCTACTTAAAGTGATGCACTCAACCATTCATTTATTTCAAAAAATATTTTTCAATATCATCTAGCATTAAGTTTGCAGCTTTAATACCGCCTGCTGTGTTCCAAATTACTTCATCCACTTGGAATACTTTATTGTCTTTAGAAGCTTGTAGCTGCTTAAAGAGTGGGTCTTCTGTCCATTCTTTTGCTAACGTGGTTCCTTCGTTATTCTTATCTGCATCTTTATCAGATGTGAAGTAGAATATGTAGTCCCCATCCATATTCGGAATTTGCTCTTTTGTAATTCCTTTTATCGCAAACTCATCTTTATCCTGTAGTGGTGGTCGCTTAAATCCAATATCATTTAAAACAGCACCTGAGAATGAGTTTTTCTGATAAATACGAACGTCACCTGGTACGAAGCGAATAATAGAAACTTTAGAATTCAATTTATCTCCTAACTTCTCTTTCATTCCTTCAATACGTTTTTTATAATCTTCAAGAGCCTTTTGCCCTTCTTTTTCTTTATTTACAGCTTTTGTATAGAGTGTAAAGTTTT
Proteins encoded:
- a CDS encoding iron-siderophore ABC transporter substrate-binding protein; amino-acid sequence: MVHSKKIFMFCIMILMVIIAGCSKEEKKENDTSAKAKDSYTVKHAMGETTVNGTPKKVVVLTNEGAEALLAVGVTPVGTTKPRAGDEWYPHLAKDLKDTKVVGTERDINLEAVMKLKPDLIIGNKMRHEKIYEQLNEIAPTVYAETLRGDWKENFTLYTKAVNKEKEGQKALEDYKKRIEGMKEKLGDKLNSKVSIIRFVPGDVRIYQKNSFSGAVLNDIGFKRPPLQDKDEFAIKGITKEQIPNMDGDYIFYFTSDKDADKNNEGTTLAKEWTEDPLFKQLQASKDNKVFQVDEVIWNTAGGIKAANLMLDDIEKYFLK